CGTCCCCAAAGTGTTGAATTATCATGTTCCCATTCAAGAGGATGcgaaaggaaaaaaatttataaacacTGATTCAAAGGTGCTTCCGAAGCTACGCCCTGTGTTAAAATCCTATGGATTTTCGATTTTACGTTTGCTAGAAGGGATGACCGATGCCAAGAATATCTCTTTACTACTTCGGGAAGCTCAGAATGTATTGCCTTATATGATTACCTATCGAAAATTCCTTAAACAGTTTACACAGGCAACTGTTGAAGTATGGAGTTCGACTCGTGATGACAGCGTTCGGTTTTCAGCTGTTGTATTGCTTCGTACATTATGCTTGACAGCTGACATAACTCTGCTGGAATTCGTTTTAAAAGAGGTTTATCTTGGTATGGCTCGACAATCAGCTTACACTACCGTTCATACACTcgataaaattaatttcctGAAAAATAGTGCTgttaatctttttttattggaCGCTGAATCATGTTATTTAATCGGATTCCGTTACATTCGACAACTTGCTATTACTCTTCGTAACACCATTCATCAACCTAGTAAGGATTCTCGAAAGCCTGTTCAAAGCTGGAGTTATGTGCATTCTCTAGACTTTTGGGCTCGTTTATTGAGTCAAGCAGCCTGGTTGAGTAGAGAAAAGGGAGTTGCTTCAGAATTACAATCTTTGGTCTATCCTTTAGTCCAAATAGCCCTTGGAGTTATAATGAGTTCACCGTCATCGCAATTATTTCCAATGAGATTTCACATCATCCGAAGTCTAATTTACTTATCGCGCCATACTGGTGTGTTTATCCCTCTTGCACCTTCGCTATTCGAGGTCTTGGATTCTTCTTATGTGTCAAGAAAAGCCAAAGCTAGTACGCTTAAGCCATTGGATTTTGACGTTGAGTTGCGTGCATCTTCGTCATACTTAAGAACAAAGGTCTACCAGGACGGTTTAATTGATCAATTATTGGAACTCTTGAGCGAATATTATGTTTTATATGCCACTGACATTTCATTCCCTGAGCTCGTTATACCCGCTATTGTCAGAAGTAAGCGATTTGctaaaagaagcaaaaatgCTAAACTTAATCGTGGATTGTTGACTTTGGTGAATCGCCTTGAACAACAATCAAAGTTTATGACTGAGAAGCGAAATCAACAGAAGTTTGCTCCCATTGATTCCGATTCCGTAGAACAGTTTGCACAGACAATAGATTGGCAGCAAACGCCTCTTGGTATTTATGTTGTAACGCAACGCCAAACCAGAGAAGAGCAAAGAAAACTCATTCGTGAATCAGTTCAGCAAGATCAAGAACATAAGGAGCAAATGCGgcagaaaaagaaacaagCGCTCAAAAGTGATGATATTGAATTGGATGACCTGAGTGAAGAAGAAGCAGAGGATATCGATGAGTAATTATTGGTGCCTTGTACGAAATGTTTTTAAGATAATCTGTTTGACAGTTCAGTTTAGGAAATTCGTGctttgtaaaaattattagatAAACGTCAAGAGTATATCTCTTTCGGTCTTGGGTTTTTAATTAGGAgatacaaaaagaaaatatattggGTTTGGTTCAATTTAGTTTACTTTATTTGgtataatatattttgaatttattgttttttaaccTTAAGTAAGTGATAGAGTATAGCAGTGTATCAATGTAGGTTTTCCAGGTTATACATTTCCAAACATataaatactttttgaCAGGCTTTTATAAATAGACTTGCTTAATCTCTTGCAATATAAGTAATGGTTGTCAAATATAATGGTTTAATATATTACCACATGCGACAACGATGGCAACACGTCAATTTGTATCAAGTATGTCcattgttttcaatttatctTCATAATCATTGACCAACCCAAATTGCGGGAAAAAATACTTCCCTACTGAATACACTCAATAAAACAATAACTGGTATGTAGTGATTGATCATCATAAaccatttttcaaaagaaaacctAATTGATCGATTTTATTGCCTTTTTGTAGTATTGTTCTACGCAGTTTTTCTTACTACGAACTATTCTTCTGCACTGATAACAAGCTACACTTAAGGGCTGCATTCAAGATTTCTTGACtatataatttataaacTAGACATGTTTAATGTCTACGGCCATACCTAGGCGAAAACACCAGTTCCCGTCCGATCACTGCAGTTAAGCGTCTGAGGGCCTCGTTAGTACTATGGTTGGAGACAACATGGGAATCCGGGGTGCTGTAGGCTtcatttcgtttttttgtttttgtttctgTGCAAAAAGAATGTTTGTGTTTTCAATGCTTCGATACAATTATTGTCTTGAACTCGCTGAAACCATAAACTGATAATGAATAAACCATTAAAGTaccaaaaatataaatgtGTACgatttgaaatatttttttttttttttttttttttttttttttttaggcCATGAATGACaactttgttttaattttcttgtaaTATCTCATAAAGGTTTGGTTTTTATAACCCACTCAATATTTGgtgatttttattttattttatttaaatggACCATACGTTCATTCCTTATTAAGCAATTATGtcaagaataaaaaaagaatttaaaatcataatcgttttaaaaaaaaaattttaaaaggaGCAgctaaattaaattaatgtGACATTGCATGgttatttataaattatcTTCTACAAATAATTAAACCAATTAAGTGTATAAATGCTCCTGTAGTGCTTtaatcaaaagaagaatctTAATTGTTATTGTATTCATACAAATCTTACTTTACTTTTATATCTATTTACAACGTACGAAAATCGTATTTGAATATCAATTTAGGCAAACctcatttgtttattttttttggagttTCTTGTAACTCTTAATGTATACGATAACATCACCGGGATTAAAATTTACATATTCATATTCATCCAAATTCCTTTGTATGtttgatttaattaattaattaattttgctttttttttttatttttatattcttttCGATTAACGCGACCCGCCGCAATACCTTAATCACCATTTGGCGGGAATTTTGCTGAGCGATTATAGCTGGTAGTTTTTACCCAAAGGAGAAAAAGTCGCATATCAGTAGATGATGCTTTTAAACTGCTATAAAAGGTAATCCTACCCCCGTTCACTTTGAAGCGATATTTGAGCGTTCAGCTTAATTGAACATTCAGGACTTGAAAAAAACCTGTAGTGATCATTCTAATTCAAGTGTATAGGTAGCAGTAAGAAGTTGCTAAATTATACATTTTGTCTGTCTGCGAAAAAGGCCCAGCTCATAGAGAGATATTTCGCTTAAAGGTGGTAAAACTAGTGTTATTAACTTACTTTCAACAAAAGACATTTGTTTTCGCATTGTTCCGGTTATACTTGTTATTTTAGTTTAAGACGCTTTCCATTGAGtgtcttcttttctttctttttatcgGCTCTTATCCTTTATTGACAGATACCTAAGATACTTCTCAATATTTGGCTAACGCTTCTTGCAACAAAATGAGCTTAAGTAAGATGAGTATGAGTGGCATGAGTGGCATGGGTATGGGTAGCTCCAGTAACTCGAGTGCTGCGACATGTCGCATGAGTATGCTATGGAATTGGTATATACATGACTCGTGTTTCCTGGCTAAATCCTGGCATATCAACACTGGAAACAAATTCGCCGGTAGTAttattggaatttttttcttcgcCGTCGCTATTGAAGGTTTGTCCCTCGTTCAAAGAATGTTTGATCGCTGGATTGTTGCTCACTCTAATGGCAAAACTTTAAGTGGACCTCTGCGTATCTTCTTTCCAAGTTCCACTGTGCATGTTACTGTCTGGCAACAACTAATACGAGCAGCCATGTATTCATCGTTTTACTTGTCCGCTACCATCCTCATGTTGATTGTAATGTCGTTTAACGGATATGCCATTTTGTTCGGTTTCGTAGGTGCTTGGATAggatttttccttttcgcGAGTGATACTTATGGAACCCCATCCACTGGTACTGGATGCTGCGAATCAAGATAGTCATATTTAATTGTACAGGGGTATTCATAAGGATCCGATTTTAATGTACTATTAATACTTTTTACgattgtttttgtttggtgTTGGGTTTCGATAGTGtgttttatgtttttctttgtttgcttATCAGGGATTATATTCAGACTTAGaaataataactttttctttaattcaGTTTAATATATCTCCTCTATCGGTATGCAAAAACTGGTAGTTTACTAAATATGTTGTTGATATGGATGCAAATTTATATGATGGTACAAAATAGTATATTCTCTGCTCAGTATGATTCAAAGTTGTTCCTTGATTTCTTGTGAGTGCTTTAGTCATCAACAAACATCTGTAGCTCTGATCCTTGATTTACGTTGAATGATTCCATGTagttcttttctttataacGAATATGGTAATCGAGCTTCAGCAGGCCAAAACATATTATACGATTAGAAAATCCAtttaaaggaatttttttaattatgaaATTTCAGCATACCGTATTTAGCATTCTACTAGCATGGCTTTACGAATCCTTGATAAAAAACTTACTTAATTGTTATATTGCTAGCGTATCAAAAATAGGAACAAAACATGCTATACACTATTAATTGTAGTTGCAATGTACAATTATTAAGtctttaattaaatttttatctcTGATCGTTGGGAACTGATCTGCCGCGTACTTAGgatcttcattttcactTGCAAACTGTCGTAACACCTATCCTCAGCATATCGCATCGTGCATCTGGTCAACGAGAGTCTATAAGAAGACTAGCTtcagattaaaaaaaaaaattctctaataaagtaaaatgTCCTTCGACCCATTGCCTGGAACCTTAGAAAACCTTCTTGAGCAAACTTCCTTAAAATGGATTTTTGTAGGAGGAAAAGGCGGTGTAGGAAAAACAACTACGTCGTGTTCATTGGCCATTCAAATGTCAAAAGTTAGATCCTCTGTTCTACTTATCTCCACGGATCCTGCTCACAATCTTTCTGATGCCTTTGGCAcgaaatttggaaaagacGCTCGTAAGGTTCCTGGTTTTGATAATCTGAGTGCCATGGAGATCGATCCTAATTTATCCATTCAGGAAATGACAGAGCAAGCTGACCAACAAAATCCCAATAATCCTTTATCTGGAATGATGCAGGATTTGGCTTTTACAATACCAGGTATCGACGAGGCATTGGCATTCGCTGAAATCCTTAAGCAGATCAAATCTATGGAATTTGATTGTGTCATTTTCGATACCGCTCCTACTGGACATACGTTaagatttttgaattttccaactgttttggaaaaagcTCTCGGCAAGCTTGGCGGTCTCTCCAGTAGATTTGGCCCTATGATTAACCAAATGGGTAGCATAATGGGTGTAAATGCCAATGAACAAGATCTATTTGGAAAGATGGAAAGCATGCGTGCTAATATTTCTGAAGTTAACAAGCAATTTAAGAATCCAGATCTTACTACTTTTGTGTGTGTATGTATTTCCGAGTTCCTTTCTCTTTATGAAACTGAAAGAATGATTCAAGAACTTACTAGTTATGAAATTGATACTCACAACATCGTTGTTAACCAACTTTTGCTTGATCCCAACACCACTTGTCCCCAGTGTATGGctagaagaaaaatgcaacaaaaatatttggcGCAAATTGAAGAGCTCTATGAAGACTTTCATGTTGTCAAAGTACCGCAAGTTCCAGCTGAAGTTCGCGGTACTGAAGCTTTGAAGTCTTTCTCTGAGATGTTGGTCAAGCCTTACGTTTATCCTACTTCTGGCAAAGaataatgtattttttcaatcttATCCACTGCTGTTAATAAGGGTGTCAAAAGCCTCTaaatgtatattttttaacaaattgaTTGACAGCTTGAATATGCATATTAGAATGGCTGTTTCTAAGTTTTTAcattacttttattttgttgaaGAATTCTTATCGTTTCCTCAGTTGAGCTTGACTATTTGCCAAAGCAAATAAACCAAAAGCGCTAGGTTGATACACTGTTTAATGATTAAACACAACAGGATTCTGAGCACACTGTTTAGATTAATATTAATCAATTTGACAAGATATGAACGTGTCTGGAATAACtcaaaacattaaaaagtTAACTTGAACTAACAGTCATTTGATACAGTTGTTTTAGTAGAATGAAGAAGACGTAATATGTAAAATTCTTCAGCTAGTTTTTCCGTAGATTATTTAACTACAccaattattaaaatacaatGAAAAAACACACATCCGAACATGAGGACGGAGACCTATAAGTTATAGTCTAATAATGGTATTGTACataaaatttgtatttagGCTTCCATGATGACTCATAACAAGGAAAACATAGAATACTAACAACTgacaaattaaataattccaTAAGTTATAACAGAAACCTTAGAAGATGACTTTAACATattgagaaaataataaaaataccGAGCAAGCGTACTGGTCACTTTAAAGAGAGAATTCAGCCTGTAGTTTTCGaagttcttcttcttcatccaaTTCTTGAGGCTTTGAAATAGAAGGGAGGTCTTTGACTTGAGACGGGACAGCAGGAACAGCAGGAGTGTGTACAGGAGGTTTCTCAGCTCCCAACATCTTGCTATCAAGTTCCATTTGCTGGAGTTCATCTAACTCGTTGGCcaattcatcttcatcaatCTCAGCATTCAAACCGACAGGAGTGCTAATCATAGTAGAAATTTCCTCAGAGATTGTCTGTTGGTCACGAATCTTATCCATGATCTGATCCACTTTATCAGCATCCATACCACGTTGAATGCTCTTCATAGCTTCAGCTCCTTGTCTCATAGCTTGTAATGTCTCAAAGTTGAGGTTGGCATTCTGTATTGAGAAAAGTTGCTGCTCAATATTGTTTCTACTACCCTCTATTTTAACCAGTTCATTTTCGTGCATTTTCTTTCGCTTTAAAGCAGTGAGGGCCACTATATGTAAGTTagtttataaaaatcatttaatttacatGCACATCGTTGCTTCACCGAGACTACAAATGTGATCAAGCAAACGGTACATTTCCTGATGGAAGTTTAACTATAGACGTACATCGTTTGTTTGTCGTAGCATTTTTTCTAGCAATTTCTGTTTGCTCTGCAATTTGACGCTCTAAAACCTCTTCCTTCTTATCATATAATGCGAGCATCTCTTGAAATCTTACAATCGTATCTTTTGTAGTATCCTTAGAGCGATTGCCCCCAAACCATCTTAAAAATCCAGACATTTTATCAATTgtacaattttaaaacaaatctaTCAAGTGTAAACCGATAACAAATCAGAATTTGAGTTTTTCGTTATAATGGAAGTAAAGGCGCAATAACGAGATACTAAACGAAAATTTCGAGACTTATGAATCGAAATTTCCGCTAGATAAGTTTACTGATGAGAATTTACTTAGACAGAAACCCTTTGGCTTCTCTAGGATAATGGAGTTGGTAGGTGGTAATCAACCGTATTTAACAATTGTATTCCACCAACTACACAAACGGTAGAAAATTCGTAATTTCTGCTGTAAAGCCGAAGAGACGTTGTTACAGCGTCAGAAAGCTATTTTTGATATAGAAATAAGCTTTCTAGTCTCATTGTGCTTTCAATTGGCTAGAAGTTTAGCttactataaaaaaaggaagtcTTTGGGTCATTAAGGCATGCCTGTTGCAGAGATAAAAAATGCGACGCAACAACCATCAAGCACGAATAGAGTTCAGGCATATGCCAAGCTCGAATTCGAGaagttttcctttttcgtGCAAACGTTACAAGTGACAATGGGTCGAAAGGCGAGCAATTCAAGTGATTGCGATGTTCACTTGGGCGATACTAAAGCCATCTCTCGCCAGCATGCAAAGATATTTTACAGCTTTCCTAACCAaagatttgaaatttcGGTTATGGGAAAGAATGGTGCCTTTGTTGATGGCGAATTTGTGGAAAGAGGAAAATCAGTCCCTTTGCGCAGCGGGACGCGGGTTCAAATCGGTCAAATTTCGTTTTCGTTTCTATTGCCAGAAGGATCGGAGGAGGACGGGCATCTAAAAGAAACAGGAATCACCCCGCTATCATTACAACAAGGGAAAATAGCATATTCAGATGAATTTGGAGGAAAACCGACAGGTTCATTTCACACCGTGACGTCTAATCAAGAAAAGGACTTATTGTTTAGTCATATTAAGCATGAGTCTGATCTTCCGTTAGGTCTTTCACCTGCTGACACGAATATCTCAAATGCCACCTCTATAATCGAACATCCTGACGCTGCAAATGCTCACACTTTAGCTTCCCTAAACCAACCTCCTAAGCATCTTACTGTTTCCCCTTCTTCAATCCAGAGATTGAGTCCCCAACCTTACGTTCGACCTACATCTGATGAACGGCCTATTGAAACCGACTCTTCCGTTTCTGCACCTAAAGTCGCAAACCATGATGAAGAGTTAAAACAAGGGAAATCTACTTCTCCATCTGATACAGTGTTACATCCGGATTTAAATGGATCACCCGATACAGGCGATGCTACTCAAAAACCTAATCTCTCGTATGCTAATTTAATCGCACGTACTCTAATTGCCAACCCCAACAAAAAGATGACACTGGGAGACATATGTGAATGGATTGCTAACAATTGGTCCTATTATCGACATCAGCCTCCTGCTTGGCATAATTCCATACGACATAACTTATCATTAAACAAAGCATTCATTCGGATTCCGAGAAGGCAAAACGAGCCAGGAAAAGGCTCCTTTTGGATGCTTGACCCCTCTTACATAGATCAATTTGAGGGTAATTTCTTTagaagaacaaaaaagcCCACCCCTTCTGCTACACCAGCTGCTCATCCTGATACTGCTAGGGAGAATGAATTAGCCGCTATCCAGACAAAGGGTATATCAGCTGGAAAAACCGAACAGCTTAATCCGCAAAAAGAAACTAGTCGTAGTAAAACTCATACTTCCCGAGGAGAAAATGTAGAGGATCGACCACAATCCTTACTTCAAAATGGCATTCAACCTATCATTATGCGCGATGGGAAACTTGCTTTGAACCCCGAGTTTTTCAAGAATGCAAATGGAGAGCAACAGGCTCCCAACGAGCAAGCCGTTCAAGCAATTTCACTACTCCAACAGCACATTAATAAGCAGCTAGGACCTGCCGCTGCCAACAACCCGGAGCAAGCCACAGCGATTGCGAATGCTCTCGCTGTGGCTTTAGCCcaaaaacttcaaaagCAGCAAACGCAAATGCAAGGGCCCCAACAAGTGCAACAACAGGCAAAGCGTCGTAAAGCTTATACTTCACAGCAACTTAATCCGGCGCCGACTGCAATGCCGCACCCTAACATAACATCACCGTCTCCTAGTATCTCAGTCACTCAACGTCCTGCAGTAAACGTTGGACCACCTCCATATGTTAGGCCATCTGCTCCTTCGAAGTTACCAGATACACGCCAGAGTATTGGAGACCCGTTACCCCCAGGAGCAATGGCTAATGTGTCCGCGGGGCCATCGTCAGTTCGATCATCGTCGTACAACTCCACTGCTTCTGAAAGCAAATCAGAGATAACAAGCCATCAAAATCTACACACCATACCAATAAACAAACCATTCACTTCTGATCGGCCTTTATACTCTTCGCCTAATGATACTTTAGAGAGAGTTGAAACAGGCAATCAAGGACAAAGGATGAATTCCATTGGAAATGCATCAAGCTTTAGTAAAAGAGATATAATGGAAAACGAAAATGGATCTTTTGATACTAATGCAAAGAACGGAAACAATGTTGACGACTCATCTTCAGTAAGGGGCATGAATTTACCATCAAACTCAAGCGACGCTTTACGAGGAGTAAAGCGACCGTTGGACGAGACATCATCCTCTTATACCTGAATTTACTAATGCTCATGCACGTAACGTTGTTGATGACTTCTTAATTAATACATTAGTGCCGAAAATTACACTTACCAGCATGCATAAGctgtttcatttttctttttttgacagTGATTGCACAACTTGGTCTTTGGGTGGTTTctacttttatttctcaTGTGTTTAATGTTTACCTTAGTTAATACTTTACATAATAAATTGCCGTCtggttttatttcatttaataagcattttcgttttcttgTCGAAAAAGTTAATAGCAAAGCAGGAAGGGTATGGAGGATTCGCTTTTGTTATCTGTGAACATTAGCGATTCCTTATTTACGTTTTCATTGAAACCTTTGTTTAGCCAATACAGAAAGCATATTTACTTCAATGATTGTTTTTATAGCACTTTTAATAAGACCAAAACTATTATTGTTGTAATCCTGTCGGGCAAGCTCTCTGATCTGATAGACTTCAAAAGTTACattgaatttgttttgaaaacaaacaacTCATATTCAGCGATTCTAATTTCTTACTATAGATGTATATTTATCATATCACTTTTCCATAGACCGCTCACTATTCATTTCTTAACTAACTTAACTCACGGATGTACAAGAAGCTTcacaaaataatatacCGAAACACTGGAAAACGCAAGCTATGTTGCATCGTCAAACATTCTActctctatttttttatgcgCTTCGATAA
This portion of the Schizosaccharomyces pombe strain 972h- genome assembly, chromosome: I genome encodes:
- the vps32 gene encoding ESCRT III complex subunit Vps32, with amino-acid sequence MSGFLRWFGGNRSKDTTKDTIVRFQEMLALYDKKEEVLERQIAEQTEIARKNATTNKRLALTALKRKKMHENELVKIEGSRNNIEQQLFSIQNANLNFETLQAMRQGAEAMKSIQRGMDADKVDQIMDKIRDQQTISEEISTMISTPVGLNAEIDEDELANELDELQQMELDSKMLGAEKPPVHTPAVPAVPSQVKDLPSISKPQELDEEEELRKLQAEFSL
- the fhl1 gene encoding DNA-binding forkhead transcription factor for ribosomal proteins Fhl1, which translates into the protein MPVAEIKNATQQPSSTNRVQAYAKLEFEKFSFFVQTLQVTMGRKASNSSDCDVHLGDTKAISRQHAKIFYSFPNQRFEISVMGKNGAFVDGEFVERGKSVPLRSGTRVQIGQISFSFLLPEGSEEDGHLKETGITPLSLQQGKIAYSDEFGGKPTGSFHTVTSNQEKDLLFSHIKHESDLPLGLSPADTNISNATSIIEHPDAANAHTLASLNQPPKHLTVSPSSIQRLSPQPYVRPTSDERPIETDSSVSAPKVANHDEELKQGKSTSPSDTVLHPDLNGSPDTGDATQKPNLSYANLIARTLIANPNKKMTLGDICEWIANNWSYYRHQPPAWHNSIRHNLSLNKAFIRIPRRQNEPGKGSFWMLDPSYIDQFEGNFFRRTKKPTPSATPAAHPDTARENELAAIQTKGISAGKTEQLNPQKETSRSKTHTSRGENVEDRPQSLLQNGIQPIIMRDGKLALNPEFFKNANGEQQAPNEQAVQAISLLQQHINKQLGPAAANNPEQATAIANALAVALAQKLQKQQTQMQGPQQVQQQAKRRKAYTSQQLNPAPTAMPHPNITSPSPSISVTQRPAVNVGPPPYVRPSAPSKLPDTRQSIGDPLPPGAMANVSAGPSSVRSSSYNSTASESKSEITSHQNLHTIPINKPFTSDRPLYSSPNDTLERVETGNQGQRMNSIGNASSFSKRDIMENENGSFDTNAKNGNNVDDSSSVRGMNLPSNSSDALRGVKRPLDETSSSYT
- the noc201 gene encoding Noc complex Noc2 family subunit: MVKLSSIIKARKANALAKKNDKIKKKDTDKGIRQKHSKKEGKDETLKRDVEKFIQNVNSEDTPSEDDSMSMDAFLEGGFEELDSANSNDAGSSRKRKNLPNENTQDSTSESSEEEEDGLESYQKQLEGLKEKDPEFYKFLEQNDQDLLEFNAAETDAMAKEIDENERLKSSSGKIVLTSDTIQQWQKLLETNHSLTTLQKVVQAFKAAAFLNEEEAEDLKYTISDSKVFNDLLLLAIQYVPKVLNYHVPIQEDAKGKKFINTDSKVLPKLRPVLKSYGFSILRLLEGMTDAKNISLLLREAQNVLPYMITYRKFLKQFTQATVEVWSSTRDDSVRFSAVVLLRTLCLTADITLLEFVLKEVYLGMARQSAYTTVHTLDKINFLKNSAVNLFLLDAESCYLIGFRYIRQLAITLRNTIHQPSKDSRKPVQSWSYVHSLDFWARLLSQAAWLSREKGVASELQSLVYPLVQIALGVIMSSPSSQLFPMRFHIIRSLIYLSRHTGVFIPLAPSLFEVLDSSYVSRKAKASTLKPLDFDVELRASSSYLRTKVYQDGLIDQLLELLSEYYVLYATDISFPELVIPAIVRSKRFAKRSKNAKLNRGLLTLVNRLEQQSKFMTEKRNQQKFAPIDSDSVEQFAQTIDWQQTPLGIYVVTQRQTREEQRKLIRESVQQDQEHKEQMRQKKKQALKSDDIELDDLSEEEAEDIDE
- the ctr5 gene encoding Cu transporter complex subunit Ctr5; translation: MSLSKMSMSGMSGMGMGSSSNSSAATCRMSMLWNWYIHDSCFLAKSWHINTGNKFAGSIIGIFFFAVAIEGLSLVQRMFDRWIVAHSNGKTLSGPLRIFFPSSTVHVTVWQQLIRAAMYSSFYLSATILMLIVMSFNGYAILFGFVGAWIGFFLFASDTYGTPSTGTGCCESR
- the get3 gene encoding GET complex ATPase subunit Get3, producing the protein MSFDPLPGTLENLLEQTSLKWIFVGGKGGVGKTTTSCSLAIQMSKVRSSVLLISTDPAHNLSDAFGTKFGKDARKVPGFDNLSAMEIDPNLSIQEMTEQADQQNPNNPLSGMMQDLAFTIPGIDEALAFAEILKQIKSMEFDCVIFDTAPTGHTLRFLNFPTVLEKALGKLGGLSSRFGPMINQMGSIMGVNANEQDLFGKMESMRANISEVNKQFKNPDLTTFVCVCISEFLSLYETERMIQELTSYEIDTHNIVVNQLLLDPNTTCPQCMARRKMQQKYLAQIEELYEDFHVVKVPQVPAEVRGTEALKSFSEMLVKPYVYPTSGKE